Proteins encoded together in one Acidobacteriota bacterium window:
- the nuoL gene encoding NADH-quinone oxidoreductase subunit L, with product MDRLFWLIPLVPGASALALVLLGRRFPRKAVAGLACGAVLASFILAAAAFARLAGGSSAVLAKTLLPWISVGSFSASFSFTLDRLAAVMVLVVTGVGSLIHVYSTSYMAEDRGYARYFAFLNLFTFFMLVLVMASDIVLMFVGWEGVGLCSYLLIGFWFDRPAAARAGMKAFIVNRVGDAAFIVGILFLLSRVGGSSFEAINGAARNGLLPAGLATLAALLLFAGATGKSAQIPLYVWLPDAMEGPTPVSALIHAATMVTAGVYMVCRLNGLFAASPAASAAVAWVGAGTAVFAAALALVQNDIKRVLAYSTISQIGYMFIGCGVGACTAGMFHLMTHAFFKSLLFLAAGSVIHALGGERDMRRMGGLRKHLPVTFPAFLVGALAISGVPFLSGFFSKDAILTSAFAGGHHVIFALGLAGAALTAFYMFRLVYLTFYGEARTDPAPARPIHEPPRAMTVPLVILAVLSAVAGFAGLPVLAGGRADLFGRFLEGVLAPAGPRPYLSTEITLSLAATLSALLGIALAFHLYRRSPEIPAAMARRFPGAYRLLVNNCYIDEAYEAVVVRPLVRGAGWAYRNFDLGVIDGALSGSASAADLAGKGLNSLQSGLLRDYALAFLLGAVIFLGVLLI from the coding sequence ATGGACCGGCTCTTCTGGCTCATCCCTCTCGTGCCGGGCGCAAGCGCCCTGGCCCTGGTGCTGCTCGGCCGCCGCTTCCCCCGGAAGGCGGTCGCCGGGCTGGCCTGCGGCGCCGTCCTGGCGTCGTTCATCCTGGCCGCGGCGGCCTTCGCCCGTCTGGCCGGCGGCAGCTCGGCCGTCCTGGCCAAAACGCTCCTGCCCTGGATCTCCGTCGGCTCGTTCAGCGCCTCGTTCTCGTTCACCCTCGACCGGCTGGCCGCGGTCATGGTCCTCGTGGTCACGGGAGTCGGTTCCCTCATCCATGTCTATTCGACCTCCTATATGGCCGAAGACCGGGGCTACGCCCGCTATTTCGCCTTCCTCAACCTCTTCACCTTCTTCATGCTGGTGCTGGTCATGGCCTCCGACATCGTCCTGATGTTCGTCGGCTGGGAAGGCGTCGGCCTCTGCTCCTACCTGCTTATCGGCTTCTGGTTCGACCGGCCGGCCGCGGCCAGGGCCGGGATGAAGGCCTTCATCGTCAACCGCGTCGGCGACGCGGCCTTCATCGTCGGCATCCTGTTCCTGCTGAGCCGGGTCGGCGGTTCCTCGTTCGAGGCCATCAACGGCGCGGCCCGCAACGGCCTCCTCCCGGCCGGCCTGGCCACGCTTGCCGCTCTCCTGCTTTTCGCCGGGGCGACCGGGAAATCGGCCCAGATTCCTCTTTACGTCTGGCTGCCGGACGCCATGGAGGGCCCGACCCCGGTCTCGGCCCTCATCCACGCCGCGACCATGGTCACGGCCGGCGTCTATATGGTTTGCCGGCTGAACGGGCTCTTCGCCGCCTCGCCCGCCGCCTCGGCCGCCGTCGCCTGGGTGGGCGCGGGCACGGCCGTGTTCGCGGCCGCCTTGGCCCTGGTCCAGAACGACATCAAGCGCGTCCTGGCCTATTCGACGATCTCGCAGATCGGCTACATGTTCATCGGCTGCGGCGTCGGGGCCTGCACCGCCGGGATGTTCCACCTGATGACGCATGCCTTCTTCAAGAGCCTGCTCTTCCTGGCCGCCGGCAGCGTCATCCACGCCCTCGGCGGCGAACGGGACATGCGGCGCATGGGCGGCCTGCGCAAGCACCTGCCGGTCACTTTCCCCGCGTTCCTCGTCGGGGCCCTGGCCATCTCCGGCGTGCCTTTCCTTTCCGGTTTCTTCTCCAAGGACGCGATACTGACCAGCGCCTTTGCCGGCGGGCATCACGTCATCTTCGCCCTCGGCCTGGCCGGGGCCGCGCTGACGGCCTTCTACATGTTCCGGCTCGTCTATCTGACCTTCTACGGCGAAGCCCGGACGGACCCGGCGCCCGCGCGGCCCATCCACGAGCCGCCCCGGGCGATGACCGTCCCTCTGGTCATACTCGCCGTCCTGTCGGCCGTGGCCGGCTTTGCCGGGCTGCCGGTCCTCGCCGGCGGGCGGGCCGACCTCTTCGGCCGCTTCCTTGAGGGCGTCCTGGCCCCGGCCGGCCCCCGGCCGTACTTGTCCACTGAGATCACGCTCAGTTTGGCGGCGACGCTCTCGGCGCTTCTCGGCATCGCCCTGGCCTTTCATCTCTACAGGAGATCGCCGGAGATCCCGGCTGCCATGGCCCGCAGGTTCCCCGGCGCTTATCGGCTTCTGGTCAACAATTGCTATATCGACGAGGCCTATGAGGCCGTCGTTGTCCGGCCCCTCGTCCGCGGCGCCGGCTGGGCATACCGGAACTTCGACCTCGGCGTGATCGACGGCGCGCTCAGCGGCTCGGCCTCGGCCGCGGACCTGGCCGGGAAGGGCCTGAATTCGCTCCAGAGCGGCCTTCTCCGCGACTATGCCCTGGCCTTCCTCCTGGGGGCGGTCATCTTCCTGGGTGTCCTGCTGATATGA
- the nuoK gene encoding NADH-quinone oxidoreductase subunit NuoK — translation MIPPLAFVVLAAVLFVLGIIAFFVKKDLLTQFMAVEIMLNAGNLAFLALAKAPARPAAQGLVLFVITVAAAEAVIGLAVIVLVFRQRRSVRTDDLKDLKG, via the coding sequence GTGATCCCGCCTCTGGCCTTCGTCGTCCTGGCGGCCGTCCTCTTCGTTCTCGGGATCATCGCCTTCTTCGTCAAGAAGGACCTTCTGACCCAGTTCATGGCCGTCGAGATCATGCTCAACGCCGGCAACCTGGCCTTCCTGGCCCTGGCCAAGGCCCCGGCCCGGCCGGCGGCCCAGGGCCTCGTGCTTTTCGTCATCACCGTGGCCGCAGCCGAGGCGGTCATAGGGCTGGCTGTCATCGTGCTCGTCTTCCGCCAGCGGAGATCCGTCCGGACCGACGATCTCAAGGACCTCAAGGGATAG
- a CDS encoding NADH-quinone oxidoreductase subunit J has product MAVAVFTLLAALCLGSVTAMIVSRNPAHNALFLVVAFSSLGGLFGLLDAPYAAAAQVLVYAGAIMVLFLFAVMMFNLRQPEPRSRNKARMALSAAAAAILLAELVLAGKRALTAAGSPAGPAPAGRDIALLGRLLFTDYLYPFEITALLVVAAIAGALALAGRKEGE; this is encoded by the coding sequence ATGGCCGTCGCCGTTTTTACCCTTCTGGCCGCCCTTTGCCTGGGCTCGGTCACGGCCATGATCGTGTCCAGGAACCCGGCCCACAACGCCCTGTTCCTCGTCGTCGCCTTTTCCAGCCTGGGCGGCCTCTTCGGCCTGCTCGACGCGCCGTACGCGGCCGCGGCCCAGGTCCTGGTCTATGCCGGGGCCATCATGGTCCTGTTCCTTTTCGCGGTCATGATGTTCAACCTCCGCCAGCCGGAGCCACGCTCCCGGAATAAAGCCAGGATGGCCCTTTCGGCCGCCGCGGCCGCGATCCTGCTGGCCGAGCTCGTCCTGGCCGGCAAGCGCGCCCTGACCGCGGCCGGCAGCCCCGCCGGCCCCGCGCCGGCGGGGCGCGATATCGCCCTTCTCGGCCGGCTCCTCTTCACGGACTATCTCTACCCGTTCGAGATCACGGCCCTGCTGGTCGTGGCGGCAATCGCCGGGGCCCTGGCCCTGGCCGGCCGGAAGGAGGGCGAGTGA
- the ychF gene encoding redox-regulated ATPase YchF, with protein sequence MKICIVGLPRSGKSSLFSALTGASAGSAAAKGADPVAVVKVPDPRLEKLAAIFDPKKKTAASVEFLELQGIQAGDPKQASFSEQFLGKLRTADALLAVVRSFRDPAVAHPLDSVDARRDLAILETEFLLSDLAIVENRIERLRKQVAAKKSDHDVRELAALEKCKAALEAETPLREIDLTDDEEGLLRGFRFLTGKPLIVVVNLDEEEIRREAEVLAPFAGRASRPGTAAVGLSARLESEISQLPDQDAAGFRSDFGIGSSALDRLIATAYRMMGLISFFTVGSDEVKAWTISEGTVATRAAGVIHSDIERGFIRAEVVSYEHFIAHGDLAGCRTDGTLRLEGKAYPVRDGDIINFRFAV encoded by the coding sequence GTGAAGATCTGCATCGTCGGCCTGCCCCGATCGGGCAAGAGCTCGCTCTTCTCCGCCCTGACGGGCGCCTCCGCTGGATCCGCCGCGGCCAAGGGCGCCGACCCCGTGGCCGTGGTCAAGGTCCCCGACCCGCGCCTGGAGAAGCTAGCGGCCATCTTCGATCCCAAAAAGAAGACGGCGGCGTCCGTCGAGTTCCTCGAGCTCCAGGGGATCCAGGCCGGCGATCCGAAGCAGGCTTCCTTCAGCGAGCAGTTCCTGGGCAAGCTCAGGACGGCCGACGCCCTCCTGGCCGTGGTCCGTTCGTTCCGCGATCCGGCCGTGGCCCATCCCCTCGACTCGGTCGACGCCAGGCGCGACCTGGCCATCCTCGAGACCGAGTTCCTCCTGAGCGACCTGGCCATCGTCGAGAACCGGATCGAGCGGCTGCGGAAACAGGTGGCCGCGAAGAAGAGCGATCACGACGTCCGGGAGCTGGCCGCTCTCGAAAAGTGCAAAGCCGCCCTAGAGGCCGAGACGCCCCTTCGCGAGATCGACCTCACGGACGACGAGGAAGGCCTCCTGCGCGGCTTCCGCTTCCTGACCGGAAAGCCCCTCATCGTCGTCGTCAACCTGGACGAGGAGGAGATCCGCCGCGAGGCCGAGGTCCTGGCGCCGTTCGCCGGCCGGGCTTCCCGCCCCGGCACTGCGGCCGTCGGCCTCTCGGCCCGCCTCGAGAGCGAGATCAGCCAGCTCCCCGACCAGGACGCCGCCGGCTTCCGCTCGGATTTCGGCATCGGCAGCTCGGCCCTGGACCGCCTGATCGCCACGGCCTATCGCATGATGGGCCTGATCTCCTTCTTCACCGTCGGCAGCGACGAGGTCAAGGCCTGGACGATCAGCGAAGGCACGGTCGCCACCCGCGCCGCGGGGGTCATCCACTCGGATATCGAGCGCGGCTTCATCCGGGCCGAGGTCGTCTCCTACGAGCATTTCATCGCCCATGGCGACCTCGCAGGCTGCCGCACGGACGGCACCCTGCGCCTCGAAGGCAAAGCCTACCCCGTCCGCGACGGCGATATCATCAATTTTCGGTTCGCCGTCTGA
- a CDS encoding amidophosphoribosyltransferase, with protein sequence MGGLFGVAGQGDVVQDLYYGTDYHSHLGTKRGGLAVGNGPGIVRYIHNIENAQFRTKFGDEVGKLRGGRGIGVISDYEDQPLLIRSHLGNYAIATVGIVKNIDDLVDRAFRGKCLHFSEMRGGEINPTELVAAMINREDTFEDGIRAVWEFVRGSSSVLILTDGAILAARDKLGRTPLILGKKPGSFAVSMETCAFPNLGYEIDRYLGPGEIVRITPEGVETLVPARDKLQVCSFLWVYYGYPASSYEGINVEIVRNRCGAFLARNDDIEIDLVAGIPDSGIGHGLGYAAEAGIPFRRPFVKYTPTWARSFMPQHQDIRDQVARMKLIPIREIIQGHKLLFCEDSIVRGTQLKDTIQRLYGSGAVEVHMRPACPPLAYGCKYLNFSRSRSELDLAARKAIAALEGPEFQDFSAYTRAGTPEYEAMAGWISQTLGLTSLRYQRLEDLVEAIGLPKSRLCTYCWDGVAVD encoded by the coding sequence ATGGGCGGATTATTCGGTGTAGCGGGCCAGGGCGACGTCGTCCAGGACCTGTACTACGGCACGGACTACCATTCCCATCTGGGCACGAAGCGCGGCGGATTGGCCGTGGGCAACGGCCCCGGCATCGTCCGCTACATCCACAACATCGAGAACGCCCAGTTCCGGACGAAGTTCGGCGACGAGGTCGGTAAGCTCCGCGGCGGCCGGGGCATCGGGGTCATCAGCGACTACGAGGACCAGCCGCTCCTGATCCGCTCGCACCTCGGGAACTACGCCATCGCCACGGTCGGGATAGTCAAGAACATCGACGATCTCGTCGACCGGGCCTTCCGGGGCAAGTGCCTGCACTTCTCCGAGATGCGCGGCGGCGAGATCAACCCGACCGAGCTCGTGGCGGCCATGATCAACCGCGAGGACACCTTCGAGGACGGCATCCGGGCCGTCTGGGAGTTCGTCCGCGGCTCCTCGTCCGTCCTGATCCTGACCGACGGGGCCATCCTGGCCGCCCGGGACAAGCTCGGCCGGACGCCCCTCATCCTCGGCAAGAAGCCGGGCTCGTTCGCCGTGTCAATGGAAACATGCGCTTTCCCCAACCTGGGCTACGAGATCGACCGGTACCTCGGCCCGGGCGAGATCGTCAGGATCACGCCGGAGGGCGTCGAGACCCTCGTCCCGGCCCGAGACAAGCTCCAGGTCTGCTCGTTCCTCTGGGTCTATTACGGCTATCCCGCGTCGAGCTACGAGGGCATCAACGTCGAGATCGTCCGCAACCGCTGCGGCGCCTTTCTGGCCCGGAACGACGACATCGAGATCGACCTCGTCGCCGGCATCCCCGATTCGGGGATCGGGCACGGCCTGGGCTACGCGGCCGAGGCGGGCATCCCCTTCCGGCGGCCCTTCGTCAAATACACGCCGACCTGGGCCCGCAGCTTCATGCCCCAGCACCAGGACATCCGGGACCAGGTGGCCCGGATGAAGCTCATCCCCATCCGCGAGATCATCCAGGGGCACAAGCTCCTGTTCTGCGAGGATTCGATCGTCCGCGGCACCCAATTGAAGGACACCATCCAGCGCCTCTACGGGTCGGGGGCCGTCGAGGTCCACATGCGCCCGGCCTGCCCTCCCCTGGCTTACGGCTGCAAGTACCTCAACTTCTCCCGGTCGCGCTCCGAGCTCGACCTGGCCGCCCGCAAGGCCATCGCCGCCCTCGAGGGGCCGGAGTTCCAGGACTTCTCCGCCTACACCCGGGCGGGCACGCCGGAATACGAGGCGATGGCCGGCTGGATCTCGCAGACGCTCGGCCTGACCTCGCTCCGCTACCAGCGGCTCGAGGACCTGGTCGAGGCCATCGGCCTGCCCAAGAGCAGGCTCTGCACCTACTGCTGGGACGGCGTCGCGGTCGATTGA
- a CDS encoding aminopeptidase P family protein — protein MFKAATYIERRRLLRKSVGSGLMIFLANEEAPMNYPANTYHYRQDSSFLYYFGLASPGLAAIVDADEGRDTIYGTDIGIEDIIWEGQLPKIKDRALEAGVRRTRPRAAFDQDVRQALAAGRTVHYLPPYRPDNKIVLSELLGIPVPELKARASAAFIKASVDQRIIKSREEIREIESAVAVSREMYLAAMKLAKPGRYEYQVSGAMEGIALAYGMHLAFPPIVTVNGQIFHMHSHDNLLARGRMLVCDCGAEAPSGYASDITRSIPVSGKFNARQKSVYEIVLAGQQSAIRAIRPGVNFRDIHLQTARIMTDGLKGLGLMKGDAAEAVAAGAHALFFPHGLGHNIGLDVHDMEDYGENHVGYGEKIERSQQFGLAYLRMARELKPGHVMTVEPGLYFIPALFAQWRKEKRHRGFIVYDAVEKFLDFGGIRIEDDVLVTEKGRKVLGPAIPKSAGDVEKACRA, from the coding sequence ATGTTCAAAGCGGCGACCTATATCGAGAGACGCAGGCTCCTGAGGAAGTCGGTCGGCTCGGGCCTGATGATCTTCCTGGCCAACGAGGAAGCCCCGATGAATTACCCGGCCAACACCTACCATTATCGCCAGGACAGCTCGTTCCTTTATTACTTCGGCCTCGCTTCGCCGGGCCTGGCGGCGATCGTCGACGCCGACGAGGGCAGGGACACCATCTACGGCACCGACATCGGCATCGAGGACATCATCTGGGAGGGCCAGCTGCCCAAGATCAAGGACCGGGCCCTCGAGGCCGGCGTCCGGCGGACCAGGCCGCGGGCCGCTTTCGACCAGGACGTGCGTCAGGCCCTGGCCGCCGGCAGGACCGTTCACTACCTGCCGCCGTACCGGCCGGACAACAAGATCGTCCTGAGCGAGCTTCTTGGCATCCCTGTCCCGGAGCTCAAGGCCAGGGCCTCGGCCGCGTTCATCAAGGCCTCGGTCGACCAGCGGATCATCAAGTCCAGGGAGGAGATCCGCGAGATCGAGTCCGCCGTGGCCGTCAGCCGCGAGATGTACCTGGCGGCCATGAAGCTGGCCAAGCCGGGCCGCTACGAATACCAGGTCTCCGGGGCCATGGAGGGGATCGCCCTGGCGTACGGCATGCATCTGGCCTTCCCGCCCATCGTCACCGTCAACGGCCAGATCTTCCATATGCACTCGCACGATAACCTGCTGGCCCGGGGCCGGATGCTGGTCTGCGACTGCGGCGCCGAGGCGCCCAGCGGCTACGCCTCCGACATCACCCGGAGCATCCCGGTCAGCGGCAAGTTCAACGCCCGCCAGAAGTCCGTCTACGAGATCGTCCTGGCCGGGCAGCAATCGGCCATCAGGGCCATCAGGCCGGGAGTCAATTTCCGGGACATCCATCTCCAGACGGCCCGGATCATGACCGACGGGCTGAAGGGCCTCGGGCTGATGAAGGGCGATGCCGCCGAGGCGGTCGCCGCCGGCGCCCACGCCCTCTTCTTCCCGCACGGCCTCGGCCACAACATCGGCCTCGACGTCCACGACATGGAGGACTACGGCGAGAACCACGTCGGCTACGGCGAGAAGATCGAGCGGAGCCAGCAGTTCGGCCTGGCCTACCTGCGCATGGCCCGCGAGCTCAAGCCCGGCCATGTCATGACCGTCGAGCCCGGCCTCTACTTCATCCCCGCCCTGTTCGCCCAGTGGCGCAAGGAGAAGAGGCACCGGGGCTTCATCGTCTACGACGCGGTCGAGAAGTTCCTCGATTTCGGCGGCATCCGCATCGAGGACGACGTCCTGGTCACCGAGAAGGGCCGCAAGGTCCTCGGGCCGGCCATTCCCAAGTCGGCCGGCGACGTCGAAAAGGCCTGCCGGGCTTAA
- a CDS encoding transcription termination/antitermination NusG family protein: protein MERWYVINTRPKKEGQVERLFIEGGFTIYCPKYVREKRVVPFFPGYAFLRFEFPRQYQMVKYTRGVKRVVGNDDGPVPIPGEIVEGIRGRERDGLIVFERYGEEPAVGDEIEVVEGPLKGLKGIFRKEAGDSERVMILLNYVSYQGMLLIEKAKLKKI from the coding sequence ATGGAGCGCTGGTACGTCATCAACACCAGGCCCAAGAAGGAGGGCCAGGTCGAGCGGCTCTTCATCGAGGGCGGCTTCACCATCTACTGTCCGAAGTACGTCCGGGAGAAGCGGGTCGTCCCGTTCTTCCCGGGCTACGCCTTCCTCCGGTTCGAGTTCCCCCGGCAGTACCAGATGGTCAAATACACCCGCGGCGTCAAGCGGGTGGTCGGCAACGACGACGGCCCGGTGCCCATCCCGGGGGAGATCGTCGAGGGCATCAGGGGCCGCGAGCGCGACGGGCTGATCGTCTTCGAGAGGTACGGCGAGGAGCCGGCGGTGGGCGACGAGATAGAGGTCGTCGAGGGCCCGCTCAAGGGGCTCAAGGGGATCTTCCGCAAGGAAGCCGGCGACAGCGAGCGGGTGATGATCCTCCTGAACTACGTCTCCTACCAGGGCATGCTGCTCATCGAGAAGGCCAAGCTGAAGAAGATCTAA
- a CDS encoding family 10 glycosylhydrolase, with protein sequence MKTRSFASLAGALLIMLASAAPPACPGGADAASLAMPVRGVWMHPGLFGPDRAKAVEAMRTTLDEYARAGINTLIMLVKDTSGRVYYASEIGVGDPAYDWDFFGTFLAEAKKRNMEVHPWFCVFPESAILGQVRQHPEWLIESPRREMVAAVNPALPAVRAYEISLMLEVVRKYDVGWVHLDYIRYPCEPTEPFFGFDGETLRLFREDTGVDMAAVKARDTGNPAWNVWLRWNTGRVTVFVRELKAALAGTGRKVRISAAVFPDAVNARVMIGQDWAAWGREGLVDMLNPMIYTNDMKLYEALTREAVGDGRGQALVCPGIGIGTSHNQNTPEGMLEQMRISRALKADGVVYFSSSSLKRPFLDALKAQK encoded by the coding sequence ATGAAGACGCGATCGTTCGCCTCTCTGGCTGGCGCCCTGCTGATCATGCTCGCCTCGGCCGCACCCCCGGCTTGCCCCGGCGGCGCGGACGCCGCTTCGCTGGCCATGCCGGTCCGGGGGGTCTGGATGCATCCCGGCCTGTTCGGCCCCGACAGGGCCAAGGCCGTCGAGGCGATGCGGACGACCCTCGACGAATATGCCAGGGCCGGCATCAACACCCTGATCATGCTGGTCAAGGACACCTCGGGACGCGTCTATTACGCCAGCGAGATCGGCGTTGGCGATCCGGCTTATGACTGGGACTTCTTCGGGACGTTCCTGGCCGAGGCCAAAAAGCGCAACATGGAGGTCCACCCCTGGTTCTGCGTCTTCCCGGAATCGGCCATCCTGGGCCAGGTCCGTCAGCACCCGGAGTGGCTGATCGAGTCGCCGCGGCGGGAGATGGTCGCCGCCGTCAATCCCGCCCTGCCCGCCGTCCGGGCCTACGAGATCAGCCTGATGCTCGAGGTCGTCCGCAAGTATGACGTCGGCTGGGTCCACCTCGACTACATCCGCTATCCCTGCGAGCCGACGGAGCCGTTCTTCGGCTTCGACGGCGAGACGCTGCGGCTGTTCCGCGAGGACACCGGCGTGGACATGGCCGCGGTCAAGGCCCGCGACACGGGCAATCCCGCCTGGAACGTCTGGCTGCGCTGGAACACAGGCCGAGTGACCGTCTTCGTCCGCGAGCTCAAGGCCGCCCTGGCCGGCACGGGCCGGAAGGTCAGGATCAGCGCCGCCGTCTTCCCCGACGCCGTCAACGCCCGGGTCATGATCGGCCAGGATTGGGCCGCCTGGGGCCGCGAGGGCCTGGTGGACATGCTCAACCCCATGATCTACACGAACGACATGAAGCTCTACGAGGCGCTGACCCGGGAGGCCGTGGGCGACGGCCGGGGGCAGGCGCTCGTCTGCCCGGGCATCGGCATCGGCACTTCGCACAACCAGAACACGCCCGAAGGCATGCTCGAGCAGATGCGGATCAGCCGGGCCCTCAAGGCCGACGGCGTTGTCTATTTCTCGTCGTCGAGCCTGAAGCGGCCCTTCCTCGACGCGCTCAAAGCCCAAAAATAG
- a CDS encoding zinc ribbon domain-containing protein: protein MPLYEFECRKCGKRFECLVAVGKEKDAVCPGCGSGEVRKMISGFGIGGGSSRLKASSSGCHSCSSKSCSTCH, encoded by the coding sequence ATGCCCCTTTATGAATTCGAATGCAGGAAGTGCGGCAAGAGGTTCGAGTGCCTCGTCGCCGTCGGCAAAGAGAAGGACGCCGTCTGTCCCGGGTGCGGGTCCGGCGAGGTCCGGAAGATGATCTCCGGCTTCGGGATCGGCGGCGGCTCAAGCCGCCTCAAGGCCTCGTCTTCGGGCTGCCACAGCTGTTCGTCCAAGTCCTGCAGCACCTGCCACTGA
- a CDS encoding RidA family protein, protein MKKQVQTDKAPKAIGPYSQGIIANGFVFCSGQIPLDPATGELNNGPVEEQTRQALNNVAAVLAAAGSSLDDVVKTTVFLQDMNDFGKMNAVYAEFFKAPNPARAAIQVARLPRDVKVEIEAIALVK, encoded by the coding sequence ATGAAGAAGCAGGTCCAGACCGACAAGGCGCCGAAGGCCATCGGCCCCTATTCCCAGGGCATCATCGCCAACGGCTTCGTCTTCTGCTCGGGCCAGATCCCCCTGGACCCGGCCACGGGCGAGCTCAACAACGGCCCTGTCGAGGAGCAGACCCGGCAGGCCCTCAATAACGTCGCGGCCGTCCTGGCCGCGGCCGGTTCGTCGCTCGACGACGTCGTCAAGACGACCGTCTTTCTCCAGGACATGAACGATTTCGGCAAGATGAACGCGGTCTATGCCGAGTTCTTCAAGGCCCCGAACCCCGCCAGGGCGGCGATCCAGGTGGCCCGGCTGCCGCGCGACGTCAAGGTGGAGATCGAGGCCATCGCCCTCGTCAAGTGA
- a CDS encoding aminoacyl-histidine dipeptidase: protein MAASLNELEPRLLWKHFAKILTIPHCSGSEKAIGDYVLSVAASLGLPARRDKVGNVLVSKPATPGRESAVGVILQGHLDMVCEKNSDKAHDFCKDPIQAEIKGEWVYAQGTTLGADNGIGLAAALAVLEDKTLVHGPLECLFTVDEETGLTGANKIQKGFLAGRMLLNLDSEDEGTFTIGCAGGADSTLALPLERKKTASKNLYRLHVHGFRGGHSGLDINQGRGNAIKLLARVLAQGQAAAKFELVSIEGGSKHNAIPREAVAILACPPVQVRAMTAAFKKAFDKIKVEYKAVEPGASYALTEAAGKDYALTRDCQRALIDFLMAVPHGVIAMHPEIAGLTETSTNLAIVKTGKAALEVLCSTRSSVASALEAARDVIQSVCALAGARAEFHGGYPGWMPNLDSALLKKMKELYAGTFGKEAEVVAVHAGLECGIIGEKYPGMDMISFGPTLKNPHSPEEHVHAGSVERFWKLLTAAVDGLSA, encoded by the coding sequence ATGGCCGCATCCCTAAATGAACTCGAACCCCGGCTTCTGTGGAAGCATTTCGCCAAGATCCTGACCATCCCGCATTGCTCGGGCAGCGAGAAGGCCATCGGCGACTACGTCCTGTCCGTGGCGGCGTCGCTCGGCCTGCCCGCCAGGCGCGACAAGGTCGGCAACGTCCTCGTCAGCAAGCCCGCGACGCCAGGCCGCGAAAGCGCCGTCGGGGTCATCCTCCAGGGCCACCTCGACATGGTCTGCGAGAAGAACTCCGACAAGGCCCACGATTTCTGCAAGGATCCCATCCAGGCCGAGATCAAGGGCGAATGGGTCTACGCCCAGGGCACGACCCTCGGCGCCGACAACGGGATCGGGCTGGCCGCGGCCCTGGCCGTGCTGGAGGACAAGACCCTGGTCCATGGCCCCCTCGAATGCCTGTTCACCGTCGACGAGGAGACGGGCCTGACCGGCGCCAACAAGATCCAGAAAGGCTTCCTGGCCGGCCGGATGCTCCTAAACCTCGACAGCGAGGACGAGGGCACCTTCACCATCGGCTGCGCCGGCGGCGCGGATTCGACGCTGGCCCTGCCGCTCGAACGGAAGAAAACGGCTTCGAAGAACCTTTACAGGCTCCATGTCCACGGCTTCCGGGGCGGCCATTCCGGCCTGGATATCAACCAGGGCCGGGGCAACGCCATCAAGCTCCTGGCCCGCGTGCTGGCCCAGGGCCAGGCGGCGGCCAAGTTCGAGCTGGTGAGCATCGAAGGCGGCAGCAAGCACAACGCCATCCCCCGCGAAGCGGTCGCCATCCTGGCCTGCCCGCCCGTCCAGGTCCGGGCCATGACCGCGGCCTTCAAGAAGGCCTTCGACAAGATCAAGGTCGAGTACAAGGCGGTCGAGCCCGGCGCTTCTTATGCCCTCACGGAGGCGGCCGGCAAGGACTATGCCCTGACCCGGGACTGCCAGCGCGCCCTGATCGATTTCCTCATGGCCGTGCCGCACGGCGTCATCGCCATGCATCCCGAGATCGCCGGGCTGACCGAAACGTCGACCAACCTGGCCATCGTCAAGACGGGCAAGGCGGCCCTCGAGGTCCTTTGCAGCACCCGCAGCTCGGTCGCCTCGGCCCTCGAGGCCGCGCGCGACGTCATCCAGTCCGTCTGCGCCCTGGCCGGGGCCAGGGCCGAGTTCCACGGCGGCTATCCCGGCTGGATGCCCAACCTCGACTCCGCACTCCTCAAGAAGATGAAGGAGCTCTATGCCGGGACGTTCGGCAAGGAGGCCGAGGTCGTGGCCGTCCACGCCGGGCTCGAGTGCGGCATCATCGGCGAGAAATACCCGGGCATGGACATGATCTCGTTCGGCCCGACCCTGAAGAACCCGCATTCGCCCGAGGAGCACGTCCACGCCGGCTCGGTCGAGAGGTTCTGGAAGCTGCTGACGGCGGCCGTTGACGGCCTGTCGGCATGA